In Triticum aestivum cultivar Chinese Spring chromosome 5B, IWGSC CS RefSeq v2.1, whole genome shotgun sequence, the following proteins share a genomic window:
- the LOC123115758 gene encoding cation/H(+) antiporter 15 has translation MSLAGEAVVNRSLYCFEHISGRPTSSGVFAGDDPLKFYFPLLLYHICIIFILSHAIYAVFRRVGIPLVISQILAGTLLGPSFLGHYLPHIGEVFATPEGWVQINTVGGYAFTLHIFTIGVKTDLGMIVKSGKKAIAIAVLGTAAPHLAMYVAGLALSDRIPKQWTDTFLLTNLNSWWSLSAFIVVCCTLDDLHLLSSKLGRLAMSAALIGDFANTFAIAGVTSYLLQASPEEKLQRIGFASSLSFTIFIALMGLVARPVILRLIRDVPEGGILSESRLVAVLLISITCSFAGELLGLHATYGPFMLGLMLPGGAPLGVTLRERLDRLVAGVLTPLLIAQGGMRMNVHMIKDASTCGLLEVFLVVGIVAKFVACMVPCLYCQIPVRESVAVGLMMNFKGITEVVYASAFMDSKVLDDQAYAAFMINVLVVGAATGAAVKYMYHPEEKYVANQLRTVENKKVSEELRVLACVHSQVDVAPVVALLDASSPTPTTPVSVYLLHLMPLAGLTSSVLRSFKPGDQHCVPTGSKATESERVVNAFQFFVDQRQRGSSSLLPYVCIAPYATMHNDVCTVALEKRAMLIIVPFHKRLAIDGSVEPTSPNAGAIQDTNISILNYAPCSVAILIDRGSLSGVASTASIDTIDGLFPHRVAMYFLGGPDDREAMALAAYMAEDAPIGLTVFRFLLPIEWQQRLDPEEDELDDEATQEFVRRWVDDNRVMYSQHTVGGSHEMVDVIRNTSVAFDLLVVGRRAESLETPLTAGISDWSEHLELGVLGDLLTSADFGSRLSTLVVQQQTKAAAGELCPV, from the exons ATGTCGCTGGCGGGGGAGGCCGTTGTCAACAGAAGCCTCTACTGCTTCGAGCACATCTCCGGCCGCCCCACCTCCTCCGGCGTCTTCGCCGGCGATGACCccctcaagttctactttcccctcCTTCTCTACCACAtctgcatcatcttcatcctctccCACGCCATTTACGCCGTGTTCCGCCGTGTTGGCATCCCGCTGGTCATCTCCCAGATCCTC GCCGGCACGCTGCTGGGGCCGTCGTTCCTGGGCCACTACCTCCCGCACATCGGCGAGGTCTTCGCCACGCCCGAGGGTTGGGTGCAGATCAACACGGTCGGCGGCTACGCCTTCACGCTCCATATCTTCACCATCGGCGTCAAGACGGACCTCGGCATGATCGTCAAGTCCGGGAAGAAGGCCATCGCCATCGCCGTCCTTGGCACCGCCGCTCCGCACCTCGCCATGTACGTCGCCGGCCTCGCGCTCAGCGATCGCATCCCCAAGCAATGGACCGACACCTTCCTCCTCACCAACCTTAACTCCTGGTGGTCGCTCTCGGCCTTCATTGTCGTCTGCTGCACGCTGGATGacctccacctcctctcctccAAGCTCGGCCGCCTCGCCATGTCCGCCGCCCTCATCGGAGATTTCGCCAACACCTTCGCCATCGCCGGCGTCACATCCTACCTCCTCCAGGCAAGCCCCGAGGAGAAGCTGCAGCGGATTGGCTTCGCCTCGTCGCTCTCATTCACCATCTTCATCGCGCTCATGGGGCTGGTGGCACGGCCGGTGATCCTGCGGCTGATCAGGGACGTGCCGGAGGGCGGCATCCTCTCTGAGTCCCGCCTTGTCGCCGTGCTGCTCATCTCCATCACGTGCAGCTTCGCCGGCGAGCTCCTCGGCCTCCACGCGACGTACGGGCCGTTCATGCTGGGGCTCATGCTCCCCGGCGGCGCCCCGCTGGGTGTGACCCTGCGAGAGCGGCTAgaccggctcgtcgccggcgtgctgaCGCCGCTGCTCATCGCGCAGGGAGGGATGCGGATGAACGTCCACATGATCAAGGACGCCTCCACCTGCGGCCTGCTTGAGGTGTTCTTGGTCGTCGGCATCGTCGCCAAGTTTGTAGCGTGCATGGTGCCGTGCTTGTACTGCCAGATACCGGTCCGGGAATCCGTGGCCGTCGGCCTCATGATGAACTTCAAGGGCATCACGGAGGTGGTGTACGCCTCGGCGTTCATGGATTCCAAGGTGCTGGACGACCAGGCGTACGCGGCGTTCATGATCAACGTGCTGGTGGTCGGCGCCGCGACAGGGGCGGCAGTCAAGTACATGTACCACCCGGAGGAGAAGTACGTGGCGAACCAGCTGCGCACGGTGGAGAACAAGAAGGTCAGCGAGGAGCTCCGGGTGCTGGCGTGCGTCCACTCGCAGGTGGACGTGGCGCCGGTGGTGGCGCTGCTTGATGCGTCCAGCCCGACGCCGACTACGCCGGTCTCAGTGTACCTCCTCCACCTTATGCCGCTCGCCGGGCTCACCAGCTCCGTGCTCCGCTCCTTCAAGCCCGGCGACCAGCACTGCGTCCCGACGGGGTCCAAAGCCACCGAGTCGGAGCGCGTCGTCAACGCCTTCCAGTTCTTCGTGGACCAGCGGCAGCGGGGCTCCTCGTCGCTGCTGCCATACGTGTGCATCGCGCCCTACGCCACCATGCACAACGACGTCTGCACCGTCGCGCTCGAGAAGCGCGCCATGCTCATCATCGTGCCCTTCCACAAGCGCCTCGCCATTGACGGCTCCGTGGAGCCCACGTCGCCCAACGCCGGCGCCATCCAGGACACCAACATCAGCATACTCAACTACGCGCCCTGCTCGGTCGCCATCCTCATCGACCGAGGCAGCCTCTCCGGTGTGGCCAGCACCGCATCCATCGACACCATCGACGGATTGTTCCCGCATCGCGTCGCCATGTACTTCCTCGGCGGGCCGGACGACCGGGAGGCCATGGCGCTGGCGGCGTACATGGCGGAGGACGCGCCGATCGGCCTGACCGTGTTCCGGTTCTTGCTGCCGATAGAGTGGCAGCAGCGGCTGGACCCCGAGGAGGACGAGCTGGACGATGAGGCGACGCAGGAGTTCGTCCGGCGGTGGGTAGACGACAACCGGGTCATGTACAGCCAGCACACGGTCGGCGGCTCCCACGAGATGGTGGACGTCATCCGGAACACGAGCGTGGCGTTCGACCTGCTCGTGGTCGGGCGGCGAGCGGAGAGCCTCGAGACGCCGCTGACGGCCGGCATATCGGACTGGAGCGAGCACCTGGAGCTCGGCGTTCTCGGGGACCTGCTCACGTCCGCCGACTTTGGTTCCCGGTTGTCCACGCTGGTGGTGCAGCAGCAGACCAAGGCGGCCGCCGGTGAGCTCTGCCCCGTTTGA